One Vitis riparia cultivar Riparia Gloire de Montpellier isolate 1030 chromosome 4, EGFV_Vit.rip_1.0, whole genome shotgun sequence genomic window carries:
- the LOC117913207 gene encoding glutamate receptor 2.7-like — protein sequence MAMAQNTTIPVKVGVVLDMDTWLGKMGLSCISMALSDFYASHGHYKTRLIPKIRDSKRDVVGAAAAALYLLQNEEVQAIIGPASSLQANFVIGLGDKAHVPIISFSATSPSLSSLRSQYFVQATLNDSAQVPAIRAIVQAFGWRQVVLIYLDNEYGNGVIPYLTDALQEVDTRISYRSVIHPLATDDQILEELYKLMTMPTRVFIVHMFTPIGPRLFVRANEIGMMEEGYVWILTDGLTDILGTLDPSVIDSMQGVLGVKPHLPRSKKLESFKIRWKKEIQQEYPTNESFELNIFGLWAYDAACGLAMAVEKLGATNFRFQKSNFSRNSTDLDTVGVSLIGPNLLQSLLYTRFRGLSGDFQIVNRQLQSSAFQVVNVIGKGERGVGFWTPENGTVRKLESTSKPNLGTIVWPGESPSIPKGWVLPTNGKKLRIGVPVTKGFGEFVKVTRDPSSNATEVTGFSIAVFDAVMAALPYAVPYEYIPFQTPDGNPAGDDNDLIYQVYLQKYDAVVGAITILANRSLYVDFTLPYTESGVSMVVPTIDERKENAWVFLKPLTWDLWVTSFCFFVFIGFVIWVLEHRVNKDFRGPRSYQVGTIFWFSFSTLVFAQNERIVSNLARIVMIVWFFVVLILTQSYTASLTSMLTVRQLNPTITDTNELIKKGERVGCQYGSFIYEFLIKSMKFEESKLVNYNSTEELDELFSKGGIAAAFDEIPCIKIFLAKYCSKYTAVGPIYKFDGFGFAFPKGSPLVADVSRKVLSVTEGAKMSQFEKAWFGQIPSCPELTSSVSSNSISLNSFWGLFLIAGVTSFVALITCITIFLHENREALINLNPPSSRWRKIKAMATLFDEKDLRSHTFRKSDQLPDKQHQGHGCSYSLASYTNCPPSPSSLLIPTHSNFAFFSEQGTPSSGHGDPVSPNRPMSPHILFEYELANINHEQINKMPCPKILSKGVTINSHIKPESSKCKLNIVENNSRSFS from the exons ATGGCCATGGCACAAAACACAACAATACCAGTTAAAGTGGGAGTGGTTCTTGACATGGATACATGGCTGGGGAAGATGGGTTTGAGTTGCATCTCCATGGCACTCTCAGACTTCTATGCTTCTCATGGGCACTACAAGACTAGGCTGATTCCCAAAATCAGAGATTCCAAAAGAGATGTTGTGGGTGCAGCTGCAGCAG CTctatatttattacaaaatgaGGAAGTTCAAGCCATCATAGGACCAGCATCCTCCCTGCAAGCCAACTTTGTCATTGGTCTCGGAGACAAGGCTCATGTGCCCATCATTTCATTTTCTGCAACTAGTCCTTCTCTTTCTTCGCTCCGGAGTCAATATTTTGTCCAAGCCACACTGAATGACTCAGCACAAGTACCAGCTATAAGGGCAATTGTCCAAGCCTTTGGGTGGAGACAAGTTGTGCTCATTTACTTGGACAACGAGTACGGAAATGGAGTTATACCGTATCTTACTGATGCCTTGCAAGAGGTTGACACCCGTATCTCCTACAGGAGCGTCATTCATCCATTAGCCACAGATGATCAAATCCTCGAAGAGCTTTACAAGTTGATGACAATGCCAACCAGAGTTTTCATTGTACACATGTTTACACCTATAGGCCCACGACTTTTTGTCAGAGCGAACGAGATTGGAATGATGGAAGAAGGTTATGTATGGATTCTAACTGATGGGTTAACTGATATCTTGGGTACTTTGGATCCATCTGTCATTGACTCAATGCAAGGAGTGTTGGGGGTGAAGCCTCATCTTCCAAGATCGAAAAAGcttgaaagttttaaaatcagATGGAAAAAGGAAATCCAACAAGAATATCCAACAAATGAAAGCTTTGAGCTGAACATTTTTGGACTCTGGGCTTATGATGCTGCTTGTGGGCTAGCCATGGCAGTTGAAAAACTTGGGGCAACAAACTTCAGATTCCAAAAGTCTAATTTTTCCAGAAATTCAACCGATCTTGATACTGTAGGAGTCTCCTTAATTGGTCCAAATCTTCTCCAATCACTATTATATACTAGATTTAGAGGCCTCAGTGGAGATTTTCAAATTGTTAACAGGCAACTACAGTCATCAGCTTTTCAGGTAGTGAATGTGATCGGCAAGGGAGAAAGAGGGGTTGGATTTTGGACACCAGAGAATGGAACTGTAAGAAAGTTGGAATCTACTTCCAAGCCCAATCTAGGAACAATCGTATGGCCGGGAGAATCTCCCTCCATCCCTAAAGGTTGGGTCCTTCCAACCAATGGGAAGAAGTTGAGAATAGGAGTACCAGTCACCAAGGGTTTTGGTGAATTTGTAAAGGTGACGCGAGATCCTAGTAGTAACGCAACGGAGGTCACTGGATTTTCCATAGCAGTCTTCGATGCAGTGATGGCAGCATTACCATATGCTGTTCCTTATGAGTACATTCCCTTCCAGACGCCTGATGGCAATCCAGCGGGTGATGACAACGATTTGATATATCAAGTATATCTCCAG AAGTATGATGCTGTGGTGGGAGCTATTACTATTCTAGCGAACAGGTCCTTGTATGTAGACTTTACACTACCTTACACAGAATCTGGGGTGTCAATGGTCGTACCCACTAtagatgaaagaaaagaaaatgcatgGGTTTTCTTGAAGCCACTTACTTGGGACCTTTGGGTGACAAGCTTTTGTTTCTTCGTATTCATTGGCTTTGTGATTTGGGTTCTTGAACATCGAGTAAATAAAGACTTCAGAGGGCCTCGTTCATATCAAGTTGGCACCATCTTCTGGTTTTCATTCTCAACATTGGTGTTTGCTCAGA ATGAGAGAATTGTCAGCAACTTGGCTCGGATTGTGATGATCGTGTGGTTTTTTGTGGTGCTAATTCTTACTCAAAGTTACACAGCCAGCTTGACTTCAATGTTAACAGTTCGACAACTCAACCCAACTATCACCGATACAAATGAGCTCATAAAGAAGGGGGAGCGTGTAGGTTGCCAATATGGCTCTTTCATTTATGAATTCTTGATCAAGTCGATGAAATTTGAAGAGTCCAAGCTTGTAAACTATAATTCAACAGAAGAACTGGATGAGTTATTTTCAAAAGGTGGAATTGCTGCTGCATTTGATGAAATCCCTTGCATTAAGATTTTCCTTGCAAAATATTGCTCCAAATACACTGCAGTCGGACCAATATACAAGTTTGATGGGTTTGGATTT gCCTTTCCAAAGGGTTCACCCCTTGTAGCGGATGTTTCAAGGAAAGTTTTAAGCGTGACCGAGGGAGCTAAAATGTCACAATTTGAGAAGGCATGGTTTGGGCAAATACCCAGTTGTCCAGAGCTCACCAGCTCAGTTTCTTCAAACAGCATCAGCCTTAATAGCTTTTGGGGCCTATTCCTCATTGCTGGAGTCACTTCATTCGTAGCTCTCATCACATGCATCACCATATTCCTTCATGAAAATAGAGAAGCCTTAATAAACTTGAATCCCCCATCTTCCAGATGGAGAAAAATTAAAGCCATGGCGACACTCTTTGATGAGAAAGATCTCAGGTCCCATACCTTTAGAAAAAGTGATCAACTTCCAGACAAGCAGCATCAAGGCCATGGATGCAGTTACAGCCTCGCCAGCTACACCAACTGCCCTCCAAGTCCATCAAGCCTTTTGATCCCAACACACAGCAATTTTGCTTTCTTCAGTGAACAAGGAACGCCGTCTTCTGGACATGGTGATCCAGTCAGTCCAAATCGACCGATGTCTCCACATATATTGTTTGAATATGAGCTTGCTAATATAAATCACGAGCAAATTAACAAGATGCCATGCCCCAAGATCctctccaagggcgtgacgatCAATTCACACATCAAGCCCGAAAGCTCAAAGTGCAAATTGAATATTGTTGAGAATAATTCTAGAAGCTTTTCTTAG